In a genomic window of Candidatus Nanopelagicales bacterium:
- the miaA gene encoding tRNA (adenosine(37)-N6)-dimethylallyltransferase MiaA: protein MPDSPLNAAAVVAIVGPTAAGKSALATRLALRIGGEIVNADAMQLYRGMDIGTAKASAAERAAVPHHCLDIWDVAEPASVKEYRDLARAIVVEVWDRGRIPLVVGGSWLYVRAVCDVLEIPPRDAGIRAELVAELAAVGPETLHARLAELDPAAASGILPGNGRRIVRALEVISLTGRYRAVLPEPHSWHPTLWLGVTRPRPELDDLIAQRVARMWESGLIEETRRLISAGLLSGPTACKAVGYSQAIGFIEGEMTQAEAQAETVRATKRLARRQDRTFRADTRVKWLDGCDHDRLEEAADLLQRWRESGSTPQD from the coding sequence ATGCCCGACTCGCCCCTGAACGCAGCAGCGGTCGTGGCGATCGTCGGTCCAACGGCGGCGGGCAAGTCCGCACTGGCTACGCGACTGGCCCTCCGGATTGGCGGCGAGATCGTCAACGCGGATGCGATGCAGCTGTACCGAGGCATGGACATAGGGACCGCCAAGGCGAGTGCGGCTGAGCGTGCGGCAGTGCCACACCACTGCCTCGACATTTGGGACGTAGCCGAGCCAGCGTCCGTCAAGGAGTACCGTGACCTCGCTCGCGCGATCGTCGTGGAAGTCTGGGACAGGGGTCGGATTCCGCTGGTCGTGGGTGGGTCTTGGCTGTACGTGCGCGCAGTGTGCGACGTGCTGGAGATCCCGCCGCGCGACGCTGGGATCAGGGCTGAGCTTGTCGCGGAGTTAGCGGCCGTTGGCCCCGAAACGTTGCATGCGCGCTTGGCTGAGTTGGACCCAGCCGCCGCGTCCGGGATCCTGCCGGGAAACGGCCGGCGAATCGTCAGAGCCCTGGAAGTGATTTCACTGACCGGCAGGTACCGGGCTGTGCTGCCCGAGCCTCATAGCTGGCATCCCACGCTGTGGCTCGGGGTAACTCGACCCAGACCCGAGCTCGATGACCTGATCGCGCAGCGTGTTGCCCGCATGTGGGAGTCGGGGCTGATCGAGGAAACACGTCGGCTGATATCGGCGGGTTTGCTGTCCGGGCCCACAGCATGCAAGGCAGTCGGGTACTCACAGGCCATCGGGTTCATCGAAGGGGAGATGACCCAGGCCGAGGCTCAAGCTGAAACGGTCAGAGCGACGAAGCGCCTGGCTCGTCGGCAGGACCGTACGTTCCGGGCCGACACGCGCGTCAAATGGCTGGACGGCTGTGATCATGACAGGCTCGAGGAAGCGGCGGACTTGTTACAACGATGGAGGGAGTCCGGGTCAACGCCCCAGGATTGA